GCTGAACAGGTCGTCCATGTAGATCTGCGGGTAGGTCAGCTCGGCCATTTCCTTGATGTCGGCGCCGGCGGCGAAGGCTTTTTTCGAGCCGGTGATGACGATGCAGCCGATGTTCGCATCGGCCTCCAGACCATCGAGGGCGCGGTTCACTTCGCTGACCAGTTGCGCGTTGAGGGCATTCAGCGCCTGCGGGCGATTGAGGGTAATGACGCCGACGCGGCCATGGGTTTCCAGCAAAATCGTTTCGTAACTCATGTGCAGATTCCTTCTCAAAGATTGCGCGAAATGACCATGCGCTGAATGTCGCTGGTGCCTTCGTAGATCTGGCAGACCCGCACGTCGCGGTAGATGCGCTCCAGCGGGAAGTCGTTGAGGTAACCGTAACCGCCGAGGGTTTGCAAGGCCATGGAGCAGACCTTCTCGGCCATTTCCGAGGCGAACAGTTTGGCCATCGACGCCTCGACCAGCGCCGGCTGACCGCTGTCACGCAGTGCCGCAGCGTAATGCACCATCTGCCGCGCCACGGCGATCTGGGTGGCCATGTCCGCCAGGCGGAACGCCACGGCCTGGTGCTCGATGATCGGCTTGCCGAAGGTGTCACGTTCACGGGCGTAATCGCGCGCCGCTTCGAACGCGGCGCGGGCCATGCCCACCGATTGCGAAGCGATGCCGACGCGGCCGCCTTCAAGGTTGGCCAGGGCGATCTTGTAACCCTCACCCTCCTCGCCCAAACGGTTGGCCACCGGCACTTTTACGTCTTCGAACAGTATCTGGCAGGTGTCCGAGGCGTGCTGGCCGAGTTTGTCTTCGACCCGGGCGACTTTGTAGCCCGGCGAGTCGGTCGGCACGATGAACGCCGTGATCCCGCGTTTGCCGGCGCTCGGGTCGGTGACCGCAAACACAATCACGATCCCGGCGTTCTGCCCGGAGGTGATGAACTGTTTGCAGCCATTGAGCACGTAGTGATCGCCTTCAAGGCGTGCACGGGTTTTCAGGCTGCTGGCGTCGGAACCGGCCTGAGGTTCGGTCAACGCGAAGGCACCGAGCATCTCGCCGCTGGCCAGCGGTTTGAGGAAACGTTCGCGCTGGTCGTCGTTGCCGAATTTGAGGATCGGCACGCAACCCACCGAGTTGTGCACGCTCATGATCGTCGAGCAGGCGCCGTCGCCGGCGGCGATTTCTTCCAGGGCCATGGCGTAGGCCAGGTAACCGGTGTCGCAACCGCCCCACTGCTCCGGCACCAGCATGCCGAAGAAGCCCAACCCGGCCATTTCGCCGATGGCTTCTTTCGGGAAGCGGTGTTCGCGATCCCACTCGGCGGCGAACGGTTTCAGCCGTTCCTCGGCAAACTGCCGGGCCATGTCGCGGATTTGTTGTTGGTCGTCATTGGGAATCATGGCAAATCCTTAACTCGGGTTCAGACGCACTCGACCGCCATCGCCGTGGCTTCGCCGCCGCCGATGCAGATCGCCGCGACGCCACGCTTCAGGCCTTTCTGGCGCAGGGCCGAGAGCAAGGTCACCAGAATCCGCGCACCGGACGCGCCAATCGGGTGGCCCAGGGCGCAGGCGCCGCCGTGGATGTTGAGTTTGTCGTGGGGGATTTCCAGATGGGTCATCGCCGCCATGCCGACCACGGCAAACGCTTCGTTGACCTCGAACAGATCAACCTGAGCCAGCGACCAGCCGGTTTTCTTCATCAGCTTCTTGATCGCGCCAATCGGTGCCACCGGGAACAGGCCCGGGGTGTCGGCAAACGCGGCGTGACCGTGAATCACCGCCAGCGGTTTCAGCCCCTGTTTCTGCGCTTGCGACTGACGCATCAGCACCAGCGCGGCGGCGCCGTCGGAGATCGAGCTGGAGTTGGCTGCGGTCACGGTGCCGCCCTCGCGGAACGCCGGTTTCAGCGAAGCGATCTTGTCCAGTTTGGCTTTTGGCGGTTGCTCGTCGTTGCTGATGACCACTTGTTCCTTGCCGACGGTCACGGTCAGCGGAACGATTTCGTCCTTGAAGCTACCGTCCTTGATCGCCTGCTGGGCGCGGGTGGTCGAGGCGATGGCGAAGGCGTCCTGGGCTTCGCGGCTGAAGTCGTTGGTTTCGGCGCAATCCTCGGCGAAGGTCCCCATCAGGCGGCCCTTGTCGTAGGCGTCTTCGAGGCCGTCGAGGAACATCGAATCCAGCACCCGGCCGTGGCCCATGCGGTAACCGGCGCGGGCGCGGTCCAGCAGGTACGGCGAGTTCGACATGCTTTCCATGCCACCGGCGATCACCACATCGGCGCTGCCGGCCAGCAGCATGTCGTGGGCGAGGATGGTGGTTTCCATGCCCGAGCCGCACATCTTGTTGACGGTGGTACAGCGAGTGGATTTGTCCAGCCCGGCGCCCAGTGCGGCCTGACGCGCAGGCGCCTGGCCGAGACCGGCCGGCAGTACGCAGCCGAACAGCACTTCATCGACCGCATCGGAGGCGACACCGGCGCGTTCCACTGCAGCCTTGATTGCAGCGGCGCCGAGTTGCGGCGCGGTCAGGCTTTTCAGTTCGCCCTGGAAGCCGCCCATTGGGGTGCGGACGGCGCTGACGATGACAATCGGATCGTTGGAGATGGTCATGGGAAATCCTCCTTATTTGGCGGCCATGCGCAAGGCACCGTCGAGACGGATCACCTCGCCGTTGAGCATGCTGTTTTCAATGATGTGCCGCACCAGCGCAGCGTACTCGGCAGGTTTGCCCAGACGCGGCGGGAACGGCACGCCGGCGGCCAGCGAATCGCGCACTTCCGGGGTCATGCCGGCCATCATCGGGGTTTCGAAAATGCCCGGGGCGATGGTCATCACGCGGATGCCGAAGCGCGCCAGTTCGCGGGCGGCAGGCAGGGTCAGACTGGCGATGGCGCCTTTGGAGGCGGAATACGCGGCCTGACCGATCTGGCCGTCAAACGCAGCAACGGACGCGGTGTTGATGATCACGCCACGTTCGCCGTCGGCATTGGCCTCGCTTTCGGCAATCGCTGCCGCTGCGAGGCGCAGCATGTTGAAGCTGCCGATCAGATTGACGTTGATCACCTGGGCGAAGCTCGCCAGCGCGTGCGGGCCGTTCTTGCCGAGGATCTTCTCGCCGCGAACGATGCCGGCGCAGTTCACCAGCCCGTTGAGGCTGCCAAAGGCTTTGACGGTCGCCTGCACAGCGGCTTCGGCAGCGGCTTCGTTGCTGATATCGGCCACTACGCTCTGCGCGCCGAGGCGCTGGGCCTGGGCAGCGACGGCGTCGGCATTCATGTCCACCAGCATCACTTTGGCGCCGGCGTTCACCAGCAACTCAGCGGTGGCGGCTCCCAGGCCGGATGCGCCGCCGGTGACGATAAAAACCTTGTTCTCGATCTGCATGACTGTTTCCTTGGATTCAAGCTGAAACGTTGTGCGCCGCAGCCTCTTGAGCCTTGGCGATTTCCTGGTTGCGCAAGATAAAGCGCTGCAATTTGCCGCTCGGGGTTTTCGGCAACTCGCTGACAAATTCGATTTCACGGGGGTACGAATGCGCGGCCAGACGCTTGCGCACGTGCTGACGCAACTCTTCGGCCAGCGCCGGTTCGGCGCGGTATTGCGGGTTGAGCACGACGAAAGCTTTGACCAGTTCAGTGCGCTCCGGATCGGGTTTGCCGACCACCGCAGCTTCGACCACTGCCGGGTGCTCGATCAGTGCGCTCTCCACGTCGAACGGGCCGACCCGGTAGCCGGAAGTGGTGATCACGTCGTCACTGCGGCCGACAAAGCTGATGCTGCCGTCCGGGTTCCACTCCACGGTGTCGCCGCTCAGGTAGTAATCCCCAACGAAAGCCTTGGTCGGTGCGCCTTCGTAACCGGCGAACCAGCACATCGGCGACTGTGTGCGGTCGATGGCAAGAATCCCGGGCTGGCCGATGCCGAGTTCGTTGTATTGGTCGTCGAGCACCACGATGCGATGACCCGGCGAAGCAAAACCGGCGGCGCCGAGGTGGATCGGATGTTCGAGGCCGTGGTGGTTGCACAGGACCATGCCCAGTTCGGTCTGGCCATAGTGGTCGTGAATGACCACGCCGAGGTTGTCGGCGAACCAGCGAATCACCTCCGGGTTCAACGGTTCGCCAGCGCTGCTGACGATGCGCAGTTTGCCCTTGATCGATTTGGCGAACTCATCGCCACCGGCAATCAACAGGCGATAGGCCGTGGGCGACCCGGTGAGGTTGGTGATCCCGTATTTGTTGATGACCCGGCAGGTGCTTTCGAGGGTGAACGGGCCATCGTAGAAAGTGATCGGATGGCCCATCGACAACGGGCCGGTCACGCCGAAATAGATGCCGTAGGCCCAGCCCGGATCGGCGACGTTCCAGAATGCATCTTCCGGGCGTAGATCCACGGCGTCGCGGGTGTAGCTCTGAAATGCCACGACAGCCTTGAGCGGCACCGACAGTGCTTTCGACGGGCCGGTGGTGCCCGAGGTGAACATCAGCAGGAACGGGTCTTCACCGGTCAGCATCACC
This genomic window from Pseudomonas kribbensis contains:
- a CDS encoding acyl-CoA dehydrogenase translates to MIPNDDQQQIRDMARQFAEERLKPFAAEWDREHRFPKEAIGEMAGLGFFGMLVPEQWGGCDTGYLAYAMALEEIAAGDGACSTIMSVHNSVGCVPILKFGNDDQRERFLKPLASGEMLGAFALTEPQAGSDASSLKTRARLEGDHYVLNGCKQFITSGQNAGIVIVFAVTDPSAGKRGITAFIVPTDSPGYKVARVEDKLGQHASDTCQILFEDVKVPVANRLGEEGEGYKIALANLEGGRVGIASQSVGMARAAFEAARDYARERDTFGKPIIEHQAVAFRLADMATQIAVARQMVHYAAALRDSGQPALVEASMAKLFASEMAEKVCSMALQTLGGYGYLNDFPLERIYRDVRVCQIYEGTSDIQRMVISRNL
- a CDS encoding acetyl-CoA C-acyltransferase, whose protein sequence is MTISNDPIVIVSAVRTPMGGFQGELKSLTAPQLGAAAIKAAVERAGVASDAVDEVLFGCVLPAGLGQAPARQAALGAGLDKSTRCTTVNKMCGSGMETTILAHDMLLAGSADVVIAGGMESMSNSPYLLDRARAGYRMGHGRVLDSMFLDGLEDAYDKGRLMGTFAEDCAETNDFSREAQDAFAIASTTRAQQAIKDGSFKDEIVPLTVTVGKEQVVISNDEQPPKAKLDKIASLKPAFREGGTVTAANSSSISDGAAALVLMRQSQAQKQGLKPLAVIHGHAAFADTPGLFPVAPIGAIKKLMKKTGWSLAQVDLFEVNEAFAVVGMAAMTHLEIPHDKLNIHGGACALGHPIGASGARILVTLLSALRQKGLKRGVAAICIGGGEATAMAVECV
- a CDS encoding SDR family NAD(P)-dependent oxidoreductase, whose product is MQIENKVFIVTGGASGLGAATAELLVNAGAKVMLVDMNADAVAAQAQRLGAQSVVADISNEAAAEAAVQATVKAFGSLNGLVNCAGIVRGEKILGKNGPHALASFAQVINVNLIGSFNMLRLAAAAIAESEANADGERGVIINTASVAAFDGQIGQAAYSASKGAIASLTLPAARELARFGIRVMTIAPGIFETPMMAGMTPEVRDSLAAGVPFPPRLGKPAEYAALVRHIIENSMLNGEVIRLDGALRMAAK
- a CDS encoding AMP-binding protein, with translation MRDYLSATQQFDYQHTVDAALSGSLEALNACIECCDRHALPGRIALFWEGRDGASATYTFSDLQDKAARFANFLLAQGVQKGDKVAGLLPRNIELLITVFATWRIGAVYQPLFTAFGPKALEHRLNSSGAKVVVTDAVNRPKLSEVAECPTLVTVGGPKGQGIVRGDFSFWAELPNHSSVCEPVMLTGEDPFLLMFTSGTTGPSKALSVPLKAVVAFQSYTRDAVDLRPEDAFWNVADPGWAYGIYFGVTGPLSMGHPITFYDGPFTLESTCRVINKYGITNLTGSPTAYRLLIAGGDEFAKSIKGKLRIVSSAGEPLNPEVIRWFADNLGVVIHDHYGQTELGMVLCNHHGLEHPIHLGAAGFASPGHRIVVLDDQYNELGIGQPGILAIDRTQSPMCWFAGYEGAPTKAFVGDYYLSGDTVEWNPDGSISFVGRSDDVITTSGYRVGPFDVESALIEHPAVVEAAVVGKPDPERTELVKAFVVLNPQYRAEPALAEELRQHVRKRLAAHSYPREIEFVSELPKTPSGKLQRFILRNQEIAKAQEAAAHNVSA